One Terriglobales bacterium genomic region harbors:
- a CDS encoding ABC transporter ATP-binding protein — protein sequence MVRIDGRGDGNSLVRVRGLDKKYQRGSEEIHVLQGLNLDVDAGDFVAFMGPSGSGKTTLLNLLGGLDLPSAGSITVAGDEITHMSAGKLTDWRARHVGFIFQMYNLIPVLTAFQNVELPLLLTKLSKAERRRHVETALQVVGLADRMQHFPRQLSGGQEQRVAIARAIVADPTFLLCDEPTGDLDRKSADEIMDLLMRLVSEHKKTVLLVTHDPAAAERAHAVLHLNKGVLEEARWAEKMTRS from the coding sequence ATGGTCAGGATTGACGGCCGCGGCGATGGGAACAGCCTGGTCCGCGTACGCGGGCTGGACAAAAAGTATCAGCGCGGCAGCGAGGAAATTCACGTACTGCAAGGACTGAACCTGGACGTAGACGCCGGCGATTTTGTCGCCTTCATGGGCCCTAGCGGTTCGGGCAAAACCACTTTGCTGAACCTGCTGGGCGGGCTGGATCTGCCCTCCGCAGGAAGCATCACCGTGGCCGGAGACGAGATCACGCACATGTCGGCGGGCAAGCTTACCGACTGGCGGGCGCGCCACGTTGGATTCATCTTCCAGATGTACAACCTCATCCCGGTGCTGACCGCGTTCCAGAACGTGGAACTGCCGCTGCTGTTGACGAAACTTTCAAAAGCCGAGCGCCGCCGGCACGTGGAAACAGCGCTGCAGGTGGTGGGCCTCGCCGATCGCATGCAACACTTTCCGCGACAACTTTCAGGCGGGCAGGAGCAGCGGGTTGCGATCGCGCGTGCCATCGTCGCCGATCCTACCTTCCTGCTCTGCGACGAGCCCACCGGCGACCTGGACCGCAAAAGCGCCGACGAGATCATGGACCTGCTGATGCGCCTGGTGAGCGAACACAAGAAGACGGTGCTGCTGGTCACGCACGACCCTGCCGCCGCCGAGCGCGCTCACGCTGTTCTGCACCTCAACAAAGGCGTGCTCGAGGAAGCACGGTGGGCGGAAAAAATGACGAGAAGCTGA
- a CDS encoding carboxypeptidase-like regulatory domain-containing protein, with the protein MRKQFALILLVLTVALGLRADDKYANLSFVVVKADNGKPVRNAAIVLHPVKKDGKQAYSGLELKTDPDGKASYAGVPFGKLRIQVLMRGFQTYGEDFEINQPNQEITIKLHRPKPQYSIYDNKPATEEKKQDEKPK; encoded by the coding sequence ATGCGGAAACAGTTCGCGCTCATACTACTCGTCCTGACGGTTGCTCTCGGCCTCCGCGCCGACGACAAGTACGCCAACCTCTCCTTTGTCGTGGTGAAGGCGGACAACGGCAAGCCCGTGCGCAATGCCGCGATCGTGCTTCATCCGGTCAAGAAGGATGGAAAACAGGCCTACTCAGGCCTCGAACTCAAAACCGACCCCGACGGCAAGGCCAGCTACGCGGGCGTTCCTTTTGGCAAGCTGCGCATTCAGGTCCTGATGCGTGGATTCCAGACTTACGGCGAGGACTTCGAAATCAATCAACCCAACCAGGAAATCACCATCAAGCTTCACCGTCCCAAGCCGCAGTACTCGATTTACGATAACAAGCCTGCGACGGAAGAAAAGAAGCAGGACGAAAAGCCGAAATGA
- a CDS encoding prepilin-type N-terminal cleavage/methylation domain-containing protein yields the protein MRKQKGFSLIELLIVVAIILIIAAIAIPNLLRSRIAANEASAVGSIRTINTAQVTFASTYPNHGFAALTDLGPPSSGSVGDTGAGLLDSVLASGTKSGYVFSVVTSGAPSGGGAATIYTVNGDPQNSQTGQRHFFSDQSGVIRFNVSQTASASDSPLQ from the coding sequence ATGCGCAAACAGAAAGGTTTCTCACTGATCGAGTTGCTGATCGTAGTGGCGATCATCCTGATCATCGCCGCCATTGCCATTCCCAACTTGCTGCGCTCGCGCATTGCCGCCAATGAAGCTTCGGCAGTGGGCTCGATTCGTACTATTAACACCGCGCAAGTCACCTTTGCTTCTACCTATCCGAACCACGGCTTTGCCGCTTTGACCGATCTCGGCCCGCCGAGCTCGGGCTCGGTTGGCGACACCGGCGCCGGCCTGCTTGATTCCGTGTTGGCGAGCGGTACCAAGAGCGGTTACGTGTTTTCCGTCGTAACCAGCGGCGCCCCCAGCGGCGGCGGCGCGGCAACGATCTATACCGTCAACGGCGACCCCCAGAACTCGCAGACCGGTCAGCGGCACTTCTTCAGCGACCAGTCGGGCGTGATCCGCTTCAACGTCAGCCAGACCGCCAGCGCCAGCGACAGCCCGCTGCAGTAA
- a CDS encoding sulfite oxidase-like oxidoreductase yields the protein MLFEGNERKEREHEMRRAGRLPPGQSLTLKWPVLQYGSVPGFDAAKWDFRVWGLVASPLRLSWEEFNRLPKSQVSSDFHCVTRWSRFDNTWTGVLFREVLKQVQLHPEAKYTLVHAEQGYTANIPLADLDRDNVLFATHHDGEPLTAEHGYPLRLIVPHLYAWKSVKWVRGLEFLDHEQAGFWEQNGYHMYGDPFQDQRFSE from the coding sequence ATGCTGTTCGAAGGCAACGAGCGCAAAGAACGCGAACACGAGATGCGACGAGCCGGGCGCTTGCCTCCAGGGCAATCACTCACTCTGAAATGGCCGGTGCTGCAGTATGGATCGGTGCCTGGTTTCGATGCCGCGAAGTGGGATTTTCGCGTCTGGGGACTGGTGGCGAGCCCGCTGCGGCTTTCCTGGGAAGAGTTCAACCGGCTACCGAAGTCACAAGTCAGCAGCGACTTCCACTGCGTGACGCGCTGGAGCCGCTTCGACAACACATGGACCGGCGTGCTGTTCCGCGAGGTTCTGAAGCAGGTTCAACTCCACCCGGAGGCGAAGTACACGCTGGTTCACGCGGAACAGGGTTACACCGCGAACATCCCGCTTGCCGATCTCGATCGCGACAATGTTCTGTTTGCGACACATCATGACGGTGAACCGCTGACGGCGGAGCACGGGTATCCGCTGCGCCTGATCGTTCCGCATTTGTACGCTTGGAAATCGGTGAAGTGGGTTCGCGGCCTGGAATTTCTCGACCATGAGCAGGCAGGTTTTTGGGAGCAGAACGGGTATCACATGTATGGAGATCCGTTCCAAGATCAGAGGTTTTCCGAATGA
- the ftcD gene encoding glutamate formimidoyltransferase, with product MSTLVECVPNFSEGRDKAKVDAIIEAMRIPGVYLLDREMDADHNRCVITLAGNRENIGEAAIRGVGKAAELIDLTRHQGAHPRMGAADVIPFIPIDGVTLEDCVAIARKVGEEIWRRFQIPVYLYEAAAATPERQNLENIRRGQFEGIRDEIARNPARKPDIGEPRLHPTAGATVVGARKFLIAYNIYLNTPDVEIAKKVAKAVRFSNGGLRYVKGMGIPVRGLAQVSMNLTDFEQTTVARVFEYVKREAVRYGVLPAFSEIVGLIPKKALEDAAEWFLQVENFDSSLILENRLAAVMAGKTAVGGLRAGVEPFVEQLAAPTATPGGGSASAAAGAMAAGLAHMVAGMSRGKKNFLPYERELSDAIARLSQLREELKSAIDADAASYDAVVKAYKAAKDSAGKNGAVNAALRNATNVPLAVAERAREVSRITESLRGMTNPKMASDLTVAKALATAAMEGAIANVEINLESLQAEEPMFAEEVKEKVAGLKSGH from the coding sequence ATGTCCACGCTCGTGGAGTGTGTACCGAACTTTTCCGAAGGCCGCGACAAGGCAAAGGTTGACGCCATCATCGAGGCTATGAGGATACCTGGCGTTTACCTGCTTGATCGCGAAATGGACGCGGACCACAACCGCTGCGTGATCACGCTGGCAGGCAACCGGGAAAACATCGGCGAAGCGGCGATTCGCGGCGTCGGCAAGGCCGCCGAACTCATCGACCTGACCCGGCACCAGGGAGCGCATCCGCGGATGGGCGCGGCCGACGTGATTCCCTTCATTCCGATTGACGGCGTCACGCTGGAAGATTGCGTGGCCATCGCGCGCAAGGTGGGCGAAGAGATCTGGCGGCGATTCCAGATTCCGGTGTACTTGTACGAGGCGGCGGCCGCAACGCCGGAGCGGCAGAACCTGGAAAACATCCGGCGCGGGCAGTTCGAGGGCATTCGCGACGAGATTGCCCGCAACCCGGCGCGCAAACCCGATATCGGGGAGCCGCGCCTGCATCCGACGGCGGGCGCGACCGTGGTCGGGGCAAGAAAATTCCTCATCGCTTACAACATCTACCTGAACACGCCGGATGTGGAGATCGCGAAGAAAGTGGCGAAGGCGGTGCGCTTCTCCAACGGCGGCCTGCGCTACGTGAAGGGCATGGGTATCCCGGTACGCGGCCTGGCGCAAGTTTCCATGAACTTGACCGACTTCGAGCAGACAACGGTGGCGCGCGTCTTCGAGTACGTGAAGCGCGAAGCGGTGCGCTACGGGGTGTTACCTGCGTTCAGCGAAATTGTCGGGCTGATTCCGAAAAAAGCCTTGGAAGATGCGGCGGAGTGGTTTCTCCAGGTGGAGAACTTTGACTCCTCGCTGATCCTGGAAAACCGGCTGGCGGCGGTGATGGCCGGGAAAACCGCCGTAGGCGGGTTGCGCGCGGGCGTGGAACCGTTTGTCGAGCAACTGGCGGCCCCGACCGCGACCCCGGGCGGAGGCAGCGCGTCGGCGGCGGCGGGCGCGATGGCGGCGGGCTTGGCGCACATGGTGGCGGGCATGTCTCGCGGAAAGAAAAATTTTCTCCCCTACGAGCGCGAGTTGAGCGATGCGATCGCCCGCCTGTCTCAGTTGCGTGAGGAGTTGAAGTCCGCAATCGATGCCGACGCCGCCTCCTATGACGCGGTGGTGAAGGCATACAAGGCGGCGAAGGATTCGGCGGGGAAAAACGGCGCGGTGAACGCCGCATTGCGCAATGCAACCAATGTCCCGCTGGCGGTGGCGGAGCGCGCGCGCGAGGTCTCGCGAATTACGGAAAGCTTGCGCGGGATGACGAATCCGAAAATGGCTTCGGACCTGACGGTCGCGAAGGCATTGGCAACGGCGGCGATGGAGGGCGCCATCGCCAATGTCGAGATCAACCTGGAGTCGCTGCAGGCGGAAGAGCCAATGTTCGCCGAAGAAGTGAAGGAGAAAGTTGCCGGACTGAAAAGTGGCCACTGA
- a CDS encoding SPOR domain-containing protein gives MESQDQEITLGTGRLLALFIGLVIICALFFSLGFSLGHRSEPVSAASSAAPSSAAESRLSPTRSAPEAKSDPEATPKSGADELTFYKAVERNEPKAKLEKPNPQVTTRIVESRPAAPEWRRSSAGGGYMVQVAAVTKQEDADALVHALRRKSYPVLAINGPGDRLYHVQVGPFGELKDAEAARSKLVGDGYNPIVKK, from the coding sequence ATGGAATCACAGGATCAGGAAATCACGCTCGGAACCGGCCGCTTGCTGGCCTTGTTCATCGGCTTGGTGATCATTTGCGCCCTCTTCTTCAGCCTGGGATTCTCCCTGGGACACCGCTCGGAACCGGTGTCCGCAGCAAGCTCCGCCGCGCCGTCAAGCGCCGCCGAATCGCGGCTTTCTCCCACGCGGTCCGCCCCGGAGGCCAAGAGCGATCCGGAAGCGACGCCGAAATCCGGCGCCGATGAGCTTACGTTCTACAAGGCGGTAGAGCGCAATGAACCGAAGGCGAAGCTGGAAAAGCCCAACCCGCAGGTCACAACCCGGATTGTGGAATCCCGCCCCGCCGCGCCGGAGTGGCGCCGGTCCAGCGCCGGCGGCGGGTACATGGTGCAGGTGGCAGCCGTCACTAAGCAGGAAGACGCGGACGCGCTGGTCCATGCCCTGCGCAGAAAAAGTTATCCTGTCCTCGCCATTAATGGACCCGGCGACAGGCTCTATCACGTCCAGGTCGGCCCCTTCGGCGAACTGAAGGACGCCGAAGCCGCGCGCTCGAAACTGGTCGGCGACGGCTACAACCCGATCGTAAAAAAATGA
- a CDS encoding Rid family hydrolase: MKKIVVLLAMIIVAGVSLSAQATPAKDAAPSARRHINLPKPVQAPFSDAVLAGNTLYIAGRIGVDPNTGKPPEAIEQEIHIVLDGLKSVLAEAGMTMEDLVFVQVFCPDLSLYGKFNDIYKSYFGREYPARAFVGSGPLLRGGHFEINGIAVKR; the protein is encoded by the coding sequence ATGAAAAAGATTGTTGTGCTGCTCGCGATGATCATCGTCGCCGGCGTCTCGCTCTCCGCGCAGGCCACGCCGGCGAAGGACGCAGCGCCATCGGCCCGCCGCCACATCAACCTGCCTAAGCCGGTGCAGGCGCCGTTCAGCGACGCCGTCCTCGCCGGCAACACGCTGTACATCGCCGGCCGCATCGGCGTTGACCCCAACACCGGCAAACCGCCGGAAGCGATCGAGCAGGAAATTCACATCGTGCTCGACGGCCTCAAGTCCGTACTTGCCGAGGCCGGGATGACCATGGAAGACCTCGTCTTCGTCCAGGTCTTCTGCCCCGACCTCTCGCTCTATGGAAAGTTCAACGACATCTACAAGAGCTACTTCGGGCGGGAGTACCCGGCGCGAGCTTTCGTCGGTTCGGGGCCGCTGCTGCGCGGCGGGCACTTCGAGATCAATGGGATCGCGGTGAAGCGCTAA
- a CDS encoding slipin family protein — protein MNPLMFIPIAIFILYLLNSIKILPEYERGVIFRLGRVLADPKGPGIFLVFAPIDKMVRVSLQQEALEVPPQDIITRDNVTLKVNAVIFLRVVDPRRAVIEVKNYLYQTSQFAQTTLRSVLGEVELDELLSHRDKLNLRIQSILDQHTAPWGVKVANVEVKQVDLPESMLRAMAKQAEAEREKRSKIIHAEGEFSAAQRLVDAAHLLATEPVTIQLRYLQTLTEIGVEKNTTIVFPLPIDLMEGLQALIDKRTRDRAVTSGTGT, from the coding sequence ATGAATCCGTTGATGTTCATCCCCATCGCCATTTTTATTCTCTACCTCCTCAACTCCATCAAAATCCTTCCCGAGTATGAGCGCGGCGTCATCTTCCGCCTGGGCCGCGTTCTCGCCGACCCCAAGGGTCCGGGAATTTTCCTGGTATTCGCCCCCATCGACAAGATGGTCCGCGTCTCGTTGCAGCAGGAAGCGCTCGAAGTCCCGCCGCAGGACATCATCACTCGCGATAACGTGACCTTGAAGGTGAACGCGGTCATTTTCCTGCGCGTCGTCGATCCCCGCCGCGCCGTCATCGAGGTCAAGAACTACCTATACCAGACCTCGCAATTCGCGCAGACCACCTTGCGCTCCGTGCTCGGCGAGGTCGAACTCGACGAACTGCTCTCGCACCGCGACAAGCTCAACCTCCGCATCCAGAGCATCCTGGACCAGCACACCGCTCCCTGGGGCGTGAAGGTCGCCAATGTCGAGGTCAAGCAGGTGGACCTGCCGGAATCGATGCTCCGCGCCATGGCCAAGCAGGCGGAAGCGGAACGCGAGAAGCGCAGCAAAATCATTCACGCTGAAGGCGAGTTCTCCGCCGCCCAGCGCCTGGTCGATGCCGCGCACCTGCTCGCCACCGAGCCGGTGACCATCCAGTTGCGTTACCTGCAGACTTTGACCGAAATCGGCGTGGAGAAGAACACGACCATCGTCTTCCCGCTGCCCATCGACCTGATGGAAGGCTTGCAGGCACTGATCGATAAGCGTACCCGGGACCGTGCCGTAACCTCGGGGACGGGAACCTAG
- a CDS encoding CHRD domain-containing protein: MCRKVFTGVFLATFVLVLSLAPASAQKFSGKFSGFNELGALNNETGAILSEGKGTLKLELDKDAQTISYELTYSGLSANVSQSHIHFGRIHTPGGIMVFLCTNLNNGPAGTPTCPTVAGTVTGTITPASVRAIPGQNVSAGDFDAVTDALFADAAYGNIHTVNFPAGEIRAEIRKASREESRDDLGEK, translated from the coding sequence ATGTGTCGAAAAGTTTTCACGGGCGTGTTTCTGGCCACATTCGTGCTCGTTCTGTCGTTAGCTCCAGCGAGTGCGCAGAAGTTTTCCGGCAAATTTTCGGGCTTTAACGAGCTTGGTGCGCTCAACAATGAAACCGGAGCCATTCTCTCCGAGGGCAAAGGTACACTCAAGCTCGAGTTGGACAAGGACGCGCAGACGATCAGCTACGAGTTGACTTATTCAGGCCTGAGCGCCAACGTCTCGCAGTCTCACATCCATTTCGGCAGAATCCACACCCCGGGCGGGATCATGGTGTTCTTGTGCACGAACCTGAATAACGGCCCGGCGGGAACTCCGACTTGTCCTACGGTCGCAGGAACAGTCACGGGAACCATTACGCCCGCCAGCGTGAGGGCGATTCCCGGCCAAAACGTCAGCGCCGGAGATTTTGATGCCGTGACGGATGCGCTGTTCGCCGACGCGGCATATGGGAATATCCACACCGTGAATTTCCCCGCAGGCGAAATTCGCGCCGAAATTCGCAAAGCTTCCCGCGAAGAGTCGCGCGACGATCTCGGCGAAAAATGA
- a CDS encoding TonB family protein: protein MFEDMLIDEKIKTHRGKTTILSFILQMCLVTFLVIIPLLFTQALPTRLLTSSLVAPPPPPPPPLPAGAASAARRVEQTQVRSEMEVPLKIPQRVTTVKDLPQSDQIADAAPAAGGVVGGVPGGVEGGTVGGVMGGVLGGVGAAVPKLAAPNRVKVSSGVTQGLLIHQVKPEYPAVARSSGIQGTVVLQAVIGKDGRVKEVRVVSGQPMLAQAATTAVKQWQYKPYVLNGQPVEIESTVTVNFKLAS, encoded by the coding sequence ATGTTTGAAGACATGTTGATCGACGAAAAGATCAAGACACACCGAGGCAAGACCACGATCCTCTCGTTCATCTTGCAGATGTGCCTGGTGACGTTCCTGGTCATCATTCCGCTGCTGTTCACGCAGGCGCTTCCGACAAGGTTGTTGACCAGTTCGCTGGTGGCGCCGCCACCGCCGCCCCCACCGCCACTTCCGGCCGGAGCGGCGAGCGCAGCGCGTCGCGTGGAGCAGACGCAGGTGAGGAGCGAAATGGAAGTCCCCCTCAAGATTCCGCAGCGGGTTACGACGGTAAAAGACTTGCCGCAATCGGACCAGATCGCGGACGCGGCGCCGGCGGCGGGCGGCGTGGTGGGTGGCGTTCCTGGCGGAGTTGAAGGCGGAACCGTGGGCGGCGTAATGGGGGGCGTCCTGGGCGGGGTTGGCGCCGCAGTGCCAAAACTGGCCGCGCCCAACCGGGTGAAGGTGTCCTCAGGCGTAACGCAAGGGCTGCTGATCCATCAGGTGAAGCCGGAATATCCGGCGGTGGCGAGGAGTTCGGGCATACAGGGAACGGTGGTGCTGCAAGCTGTGATCGGCAAAGATGGGCGCGTGAAAGAGGTCCGCGTTGTCAGCGGGCAGCCGATGTTGGCGCAGGCGGCCACAACCGCTGTCAAGCAGTGGCAGTACAAACCATACGTGCTGAACGGACAGCCGGTGGAAATCGAGTCCACGGTCACCGTCAATTTCAAGCTCGCTTCGTAA
- a CDS encoding efflux RND transporter periplasmic adaptor subunit, translating to MAPASGSTRPDLSTLRIEDRARAGRGGKKFLRWFAAIVGAILLLLAVVVSVQSKTPAVQVAVAHTTTGPGERVALLNASGYVTPRRRATVAAKITARVTTMYADEGMRVQRGQVLALLDDSDARVRLQSAIADRNATSAALRDLEVNLANADRELRRTESLKSGGVSSQQALDLARTTADSYRAKISLAQEQIRAADARIQVARQDLDNCTVRSPFDGLVVSKDAQVGEMVSPVSAGGGFTRTGIATVVDMNSNEIEVDVNESYIARVIPGQPVTATLDAYPDWKIPCKVRTIIPTADRQKATVKVRISFDKLDSRILPDMGVKVAFLEDAPSASQPAQPQVVIPKSALRDEGRAVFVYKDGHVERRAIRSGGTRGEEQIILAGISDGDQVVVSGAEGLKDGSRVTIKK from the coding sequence ATGGCGCCCGCTTCGGGGTCGACACGTCCAGACCTGTCAACGCTCAGGATCGAAGACCGGGCCCGAGCCGGTCGCGGCGGCAAGAAGTTCTTGCGCTGGTTCGCCGCCATTGTGGGAGCGATCCTGCTGCTGCTGGCGGTTGTGGTATCGGTGCAGAGCAAGACGCCGGCGGTGCAAGTGGCTGTCGCACATACCACGACAGGCCCCGGCGAGCGGGTAGCTTTGCTGAATGCCAGTGGCTACGTCACGCCGCGCCGCCGCGCTACTGTGGCCGCCAAGATCACCGCTCGCGTTACCACGATGTATGCCGACGAGGGCATGCGGGTGCAGCGAGGGCAGGTGCTGGCGCTGCTGGATGATTCCGACGCCCGGGTTCGTCTGCAATCGGCCATCGCCGACCGGAACGCGACTTCGGCCGCCTTGCGCGACCTGGAAGTCAACCTGGCCAATGCCGACCGCGAATTGCGCCGCACGGAAAGCCTGAAAAGCGGCGGCGTAAGCAGCCAGCAGGCGCTCGACCTGGCTCGCACCACGGCCGACAGCTATCGGGCGAAGATCTCCCTCGCCCAGGAGCAAATCAGGGCTGCCGACGCCCGCATCCAGGTGGCACGGCAGGACCTCGATAACTGCACGGTTCGCTCTCCGTTCGACGGCCTGGTGGTTTCCAAGGACGCGCAGGTAGGAGAAATGGTTTCGCCGGTATCGGCCGGCGGGGGCTTCACGCGCACCGGCATCGCCACCGTGGTCGACATGAACTCCAACGAGATCGAGGTGGACGTCAACGAGTCTTACATCGCGCGGGTGATTCCCGGGCAGCCGGTCACGGCAACGCTGGACGCCTATCCCGACTGGAAAATTCCGTGCAAAGTGCGAACGATCATTCCTACCGCCGACCGACAGAAGGCAACGGTCAAGGTGCGGATTTCTTTTGATAAGCTTGATTCACGCATCCTGCCGGACATGGGAGTGAAAGTAGCATTCCTGGAGGACGCGCCGAGTGCGTCGCAGCCGGCTCAGCCGCAGGTCGTGATTCCGAAATCAGCGTTGCGCGACGAAGGCCGGGCGGTGTTCGTATATAAAGATGGGCACGTGGAGCGCCGCGCCATCCGCTCCGGCGGCACGCGAGGCGAGGAGCAGATCATCCTGGCTGGGATTTCCGACGGCGACCAGGTAGTGGTCAGTGGGGCGGAGGGGTTGAAGGACGGCAGCCGGGTCACCATAAAAAAGTAA
- a CDS encoding AMP-binding protein, with the protein MPSPTQPDPLRLRTQLYADPAGVYVHDAVLSACRKFGGKTAVVDTSCAPARRISYTEYGSLVEALAQGLVAAGVKPGERVAIFLPNCWEFAAAYHAATLAGATPSPLNPSYKEREVRYQLETSGARILLSDGALISGFNLEGLPELMRVYTTRHATAGTSEFSELLRPTTSTLPSPEKPPELMLAALPFSSGTTGLPKGVMLTHYNLVVNVYQLVGPHAAPFTAQEICLCFLPLYHIYGLNVVLNPCLMLGCTLVLMPRFDPARAVQLLTEEGITFMPLVPPVLNVFCQAAEGGAFPRQHRIKWVKSGAAPLAPELAKRFTSLTGIKIAQGYGMTEASPVTHVGFEQGPLYNPTSIGQPVALTDCRLLGELETEVGVGEIGELVMRGPQFMLGYWKSPESTADVLRDGWYYSGDVARRDENGLYYIVDRRKEMIKYKGFPVAPAEVESVLLEHPAVRDCGVVGKQDDAAGEIPCAFIVLCEGVPSTDKTKAEICGYVGERLTGYKQPREVRFVTAIPRNPSGKILRRELRKQL; encoded by the coding sequence ATGCCCTCTCCAACTCAACCTGACCCGCTACGCCTGCGCACGCAGCTCTACGCTGATCCGGCGGGCGTTTACGTTCACGATGCGGTTCTCAGCGCGTGCCGTAAGTTTGGCGGCAAGACGGCCGTGGTTGATACGTCCTGCGCCCCCGCGCGTCGCATTTCCTACACCGAGTACGGAAGCCTGGTTGAGGCGCTGGCGCAAGGGCTGGTGGCGGCGGGAGTGAAGCCGGGCGAACGCGTCGCAATCTTCCTGCCGAATTGCTGGGAGTTTGCCGCGGCGTATCACGCAGCTACCCTGGCGGGTGCGACACCGAGCCCGCTCAATCCCAGCTACAAAGAGCGCGAGGTGCGATACCAACTCGAAACCTCGGGCGCCAGGATATTGCTGAGTGACGGCGCGCTGATTTCCGGTTTCAATCTCGAAGGCCTGCCGGAGTTGATGCGCGTGTACACGACGCGCCATGCCACTGCTGGTACGAGCGAATTCTCCGAACTTCTGCGGCCGACGACATCAACGCTGCCGTCGCCGGAGAAACCACCGGAGCTTATGCTGGCCGCCCTTCCCTTCTCCAGCGGCACCACCGGCCTACCCAAGGGCGTGATGCTGACGCATTACAACCTGGTGGTGAATGTCTACCAGTTGGTAGGGCCGCACGCGGCGCCGTTTACCGCGCAGGAAATCTGCCTGTGTTTCCTGCCGCTCTACCACATCTATGGCTTGAACGTGGTGCTGAATCCCTGCCTGATGCTGGGCTGCACGCTGGTGCTGATGCCGCGCTTCGATCCCGCCCGCGCCGTGCAATTGCTCACCGAGGAGGGCATCACCTTCATGCCCCTGGTGCCGCCGGTGCTGAACGTCTTCTGCCAGGCGGCAGAGGGCGGCGCGTTTCCGCGCCAGCATCGGATCAAGTGGGTGAAATCGGGCGCGGCGCCGCTGGCGCCGGAACTGGCGAAACGCTTCACCTCCCTGACCGGAATCAAGATCGCGCAAGGATACGGCATGACCGAGGCATCACCGGTGACACACGTCGGGTTCGAGCAGGGGCCGCTCTATAACCCGACCTCCATCGGGCAACCGGTGGCGTTAACCGATTGCCGTCTGCTTGGGGAATTGGAGACTGAGGTCGGCGTGGGCGAGATCGGCGAACTGGTCATGCGTGGGCCGCAATTCATGCTGGGATATTGGAAGTCGCCCGAGTCAACCGCCGACGTGCTGCGCGACGGCTGGTATTACTCCGGCGACGTGGCGCGCCGGGACGAAAACGGCTTGTACTACATCGTTGACCGGCGCAAGGAGATGATCAAGTACAAGGGATTTCCGGTGGCCCCGGCGGAGGTGGAGAGCGTGTTGCTGGAGCATCCGGCAGTGCGCGATTGCGGCGTTGTAGGCAAGCAAGATGATGCGGCCGGCGAGATTCCTTGCGCGTTTATCGTCTTGTGCGAAGGCGTGCCATCCACCGACAAGACGAAAGCTGAGATTTGCGGATACGTGGGCGAGCGGCTGACCGGCTACAAGCAGCCACGCGAGGTGCGGTTCGTAACCGCGATTCCGAGAAATCCCTCGGGAAAAATTCTGCGGCGGGAGCTGCGGAAGCAGTTGTGA
- a CDS encoding glutaredoxin family protein has product MSGPVVILYTRDGCHLCEVVKESLERLVHRAAFTWREVDIDTDEQLRRKFNDEVPVVFINGRKAFKYEMDEEEFLKKLAAR; this is encoded by the coding sequence ATGAGCGGCCCTGTAGTCATTTTGTACACGCGTGACGGCTGTCACCTCTGCGAGGTGGTGAAGGAGTCGCTGGAACGGCTCGTGCATCGCGCCGCTTTCACCTGGCGCGAGGTCGACATCGACACTGATGAACAGTTGCGCCGTAAGTTTAACGACGAGGTCCCCGTGGTGTTCATCAACGGCAGGAAGGCATTCAAGTACGAAATGGATGAAGAGGAGTTTCTAAAGAAGCTGGCGGCAAGATGA